The following proteins are co-located in the Choristoneura fumiferana chromosome 23, NRCan_CFum_1, whole genome shotgun sequence genome:
- the LOC141441048 gene encoding membrane-bound alkaline phosphatase-like, which yields MRPCSLVLMVAVVAVAHGDRYHDRRPAPAAAPSSRAIPPSEEERAASYWYAEAFDAIEARLSPPAYDSVARNVVMFLGDGLSVPTLAPARTLKGQRQGRSGEEEQLAYERFPVTGLAKTYCVDKQIPDSACTATAYLCGVKNNYGTLGVTARVPRYDCDASTDRATHLESIAAWALADGRSAGIVTTTRITHASPAGAYANSADRGWESDADLRAAAVDPAACPDIADQLVNSHPGNQFQVILGGGRRAFRPTTVLDEEYSPGRRLDGRDLIEEWRGQRAAAGVAHAYVWNRTELLRAVEDPPEYLLGLFEANHMQYAAEARAAGNDEPTLAEMTEAAIRVLSRNPRGFFLFVEGGRIDHAHHDNLPHLALDETLALSDAVERADALLPPASSLLVLTADHSHVMAFNGYSRRGTDILGPSDDIGDDGVPYMTLSYTNGPGYRSQQGVGRVDVTQDSDFMSIAWMTHAEVPLASETHGGDDVAVFARGPQQQLFTGLYEQSQLPHLMAHAACLGPAAALRAECSRPSPRRSPSPSRSPSQPRRPTPPRRLRAPPPRFCWQRRFSGSCRCPPQNHMRILVYTRQ from the exons ATGCGCCCCTGTAGTCTGGTGTTGATGGTCGCGGTCGTAGCGGTAGCGCATGGCGACCGCTACCATGACCGGCGGCCGgcccccgccgccgcgcctTCGTCCCGCGCCATCCCGCCCTCAGAGGAAGAGCGTGCCGCCTCGTACTGGTACGCGGAGGCGTTCGACGCGATCGAGGCGCGGCTCTCGCCGCCTGCGTACGACTCAGTGGCGCGGAACGTGGTCATGTTCCTGGGCGACGGGCTATCCGTGCCCACGCTGGCGCCGGCACGCACGCTGAAAGGACAGCGACAAGGACGCTCGGGCGAGGAGGAACAGCTCGCCTACGAACGGTTCCCCGTCACTGGACTCGCTAAG ACGTACTGCGTCGACAAACAAATACCAGACTCGGCGTGCACGGCCACGGCCTACCTGTGCGGCGTCAAAAACAACTACGGCACCCTCGGGGTCACGGCGCGCGTCCCTCGCTACGACTGCGACGCCTCCACCGACCGCGCCACGCACCTCGAGTCCATCGCCGCCTGGGCGCTCGCCGACGGACGCAGCGCCG GCATCGTGACGACGACGCGCATCACGCACGCGTCGCCGGCGGGCGCGTACGCCAACAGCGCCGACCGCGGCTGGGAGAGCGACGCCGACCTGCGCGCCGCGGCCGTCGACCCCGCCGCCTGCCCCGACATCGCCGACCAGCTCGTCAACTCCCACCCCGGCAACCAGTTCCAG GTAATTCTGGGAGGAGGTCGGCGCGCGTTCCGGCCGACCACCGTGTTGGACGAGGAGTACTCTCCGGGACGTCGCCTGGACGGGCGGGACCTGATAGAGGAGTGGCGCGGCCAGCGCGCGGCGGCCGGCGTCGCGCACGCGTACGTGTGGAACCGCACAGAGCTGCTGCGGGCCGTCGAGGACCCGCCCGAGTACCTCCTGGGTCTGTTCGAGGCCAACCACATGCAGTACGCCGCCGAAGCGCGCGCCGCCGGCAACGACGAGCCCACGCTGGCCGAGATGACTGAGGCGGCCATCCGCGTGCTGTCCCGCAACCCGCGCGGCTTCTTCCTGTTCGTGGAGGGCGGCCGCATCGACCACGCGCACCACGACAACCTGCCGCACCTGGCGCTGGACGAGACGCTCGCGCTGAGCGACGCCGTGGAGCGCGCCGACGCGCTGCTGCCGCCCGCCAGCTCGCTGCTGGTGCTGACCGCCGACCACTCGCACGTGATGGCCTTCAACGGGTACTCGCGGCGCGGGACCGACATCCTCGGGCCCTCCGACGACATCGGCGACGACGGCGTGCCCTACATGACGCTGTCCTACACCAACGGACCCGGCTACAGGTCGCAGCAGGGCGTTGGACGCGTCGACGTTACTCAAGATAGTGATTTCA TGTCTATCGCCTGGATGACGCACGCAGAAGTCCCGCTGGCGTCTGAGACGCACGGCGGCGACGACGTGGCGGTGTTCGCGCGCGGGCCGCAGCAGCAGCTGTTCACGGGGCTGTACGAGCAGAGCCAGCTGCCGCACCTCATGGCGCACGCCGCCTGCCTGGGGCCCGCCGCCGCACTCCGCGCCGAGTGCTCGCGCCCGAGCCCGCGCCGGAGCCCGAGCCCGAGCCGGAGCCCGAGCCAGCCCCGTCGCCCGACGCCGCCGCGCCGCCTgcgagcgccgccgccgcgctttTGCTGGCAGCGGCGCTTCTCCGGCTCCTGTAGATGTCCTCCGCAAAATCACATGAGAATACTCGTTTACACACGACAATGA
- the LOC141441049 gene encoding membrane-bound alkaline phosphatase-like: protein MHPCRLVLMVAVVATARGDRYHDQRGPAAAAPSSRAIPPSEEEFAASYWYAEAFDAIEARLSPPAYDSVARNVVMFLGDGLSVPTLAPARTLRGQRQGRSGEEERLFFERFPVTGLAKTYCLDAQVPDSACTATAYLCGVKVNRGTLGLSGDVPRWDCPASTDRATHLESIAAWALADGRSAGIVTTTRVTHASPAGAYARAANRGWENDGQVLAAGYDPAVCPDIADQLINSSPGNQFKVILGGGRREFRPNTTSDEEGTAGRRWDGRDLIEEWRARRAAAGVSHAYVWNRTELLRAVEDPPEYLLGLFEATHLQYEAEVRAAQADEPSLADLTEAAIRVLSRNPRGFFLFVEGGRIDHAHHDNRPHLALDETLALDDAVERAALLLPPASSLLVLTADHSHVMAFNGYSWRGNDILGPSDVVGDDGVPYMTLSYTNGPGYRAHQNNRRVDVTQDNNFQALRWRTHVDVPLDSETHGGDDVAVFARGPQQQLFTGLYEQSQLPHLMAHAACLGPAAALRAECSAPAPAPSTGAAAPPAAAGVALLLAAALFRLL, encoded by the exons ATGCATCCCTGTAGACTGGTATTGATGGTCGCGGTCGTAGCGACGGCGCGTGGCGACCGCTACCACGACCAGCGGGggccggccgccgccgcgccttCGTCCCGCGCCATCCCGCCCTCGGAGGAGGAGTTCGCCGCCTCGTACTGGTACGCGGAGGCGTTCGACGCGATCGAGGCGCGGCTCTCGCCGCCTGCGTACGACTCAGTGGCGCGGAACGTGGTCATGTTCCTGGGCGACGGGCTGTCCGTGCCCACGCTGGCGCCGGCGCGCACGCTGCGAGGACAGCGACAAGGACGCTCGGGCGAGGAGGAACGCCTCTTTTTTGAACGCTTTCCCGTCACTGGACTCGCCAAG ACGTACTGTCTGGACGCACAAGTCCCAGACTCAGCATGCACGGCGACGGCCTACCTGTGCGGCGTGAAGGTCAATCGCGGCACGCTCGGGCTGTCGGGTGACGTCCCGCGCTGGGACTGCCCCGCCTCCACTGACCGCGCCACGCACCTCGAGTCCATCGCCGCCTGGGCGCTCGCCGACGGACGCAGCGCCG GTATAGTGACGACAACGCGGGTGACTCACGCGTCTCCTGCGGGCGCGTACGCTCGAGCCGCCAACCGCGGTTGGGAAAACGACGGGCAAGTGCTCGCCGCCGGCTACGATCCTGCGGTGTGCCCCGACATCGCCGATCAGCTCATTAACTCCTCTCCTGGAAATCAGTTCAAG GTAATTTTAGGCGGGGGCCGTCGTGAGTTTCGACCGAACACCACCTCAGACGAAGAGGGTACAGCGGGCCGCCGGTGGGACGGGCGGGACCTGATAGAGGAGTGGCGCGcccggcgcgcggcggccggcgTCTCGCACGCGTACGTGTGGAACCGCACAGAGCTGCTGCGGGCCGTCGAGGACCCGCCCGAGTACCTGCTGGGGCTGTTCGAGGCGACTCATCTGCAATACGAAGCGGAGGTGCGCGCGGCACAGGCTGACGAGCCGTCCCTGGCTGACCTGACAGAGGCGGCCATTCGGGTGCTGTCTCGTAATCCTCGCGGTTTCTTTTTGTTCGTGGAGGGCGGCCGCATCGACCACGCTCATCACGACAACAGGCCCCACCTGGCGCTGGACGAGACGCTGGCTCTGGACGACGCGGTGGAGCGCGCCGCCCTCCTGCTGCCGCCCGCCAGCTCGCTGCTGGTGCTGACCGCCGACCACTCGCACGTGATGGCCTTCAACGGGTACTCGTGGCGCGGGAACGACATTCTCGGTCCCTCCGACGTCGTCGGCGACGACGGCGTGCCCTACATGACACTGTCCTACACCAACGGACCCGGCTATCGCGCACACCAAAACAATAGGCGAGTCGACGTCACACAAGATAACAACTTCC AGGCTTTACGCTGGAGAACTCATGTTGATGTCCCGCTGGATTCTGAGACGCACGGCGGCGACGACGTGGCGGTGTTCGCGCGCGGGCCGCAGCAGCAGCTGTTCACGGGGCTGTACGAGCAGAGCCAGCTGCCGCACCTCATGGCGCACGCCGCCTGCCTGGGGCCCGCCGCCGCACTCCGCGCCGAGTGctccgcgcccgcgccggcccCGTCCaccggcgccgccgcgcccccgGCCGCTGCTGGCGTCGCTCTGCTGCTGGCCGCCGCACTGTTTCGACTTTTATAA